One genomic segment of Roseovarius sp. M141 includes these proteins:
- a CDS encoding MbtH family NRPS accessory protein has protein sequence MTTELQYAVVFNHEEQYSIWPVTKALPAGWTAEGTTGTKTECLDHIAKIWVDMRPLSVRQRSAV, from the coding sequence ATGACAACGGAACTTCAATACGCGGTCGTCTTTAATCATGAGGAGCAATACAGCATCTGGCCGGTCACGAAGGCACTGCCAGCCGGCTGGACGGCAGAGGGCACTACCGGGACCAAGACAGAATGCCTTGATCATATCGCCAAGATCTGGGTCGATATGAGACCGCTCAGCGTGCGACAGCGCTCGGCTGTCTGA